GCGATACCTTCGGCACATACTTGAGACTGACGGATAGCTGAGATGAGTGCGAGGACGCCGAGTGCAACACCTGCACCGAGGATAGCCCATGCCGCCAAGGTAGACATACCTTCAAAGATCTTTGACTGTACGAGGAAGAAGCCTACGAAGCCATAAAGACCTTGAGATGATGGGAGAGCTGCAAGACCGATATACTTACCCATCTGTGTGGGATCTTTCTTCATACCGCCTACGACAGCCTTACCACTGATGGTGATACCGATACTACTACCTACACCCGAAAGGATGACCATGAGGGCAACACCCAAGTAAGCTAACATTAAGTTTGTGTCCATAATTCTAATAAGAGATTTGATTGTTATTTATAAGTTTTGTTTTTATTGATCTTGTGTGAGACTATTCTTTTTCAGTGGAGCATATGCTTGTCCTCCACCCTCGAAGTCGGAATTGTTGAAGTACTCCACGAATATGAGTCGTACAGGGTGAACGAGCGAACCGATCATCGCAAGCCCGAAGTTGATCGTATGCCCAATGAGCAAGATGATCAGCATCGGAAGCCAACGCACATACATCGGTATCCCATCGGTCATTGAGATGGCCAAGGTGTTGAATACATTACCAAGTATGGCTCCCGTAAGTCCGATCGCAAAGAGTCGGATGTATGAGAGAGAGTCACCGAGGAGACCCGACGCTGTGTTGTAAGCTGTCCAGAGAGAGCTGCCGATGTTGAAGAAGATACTTTTACCCGGGCTGTTGAAAAATAGCATGATGACAGCACAACAGCCGGCTATACTGTAAAGTATGTAGTTGACATAGGTGGGTAACTGAAGATCGACTTGTGGCAGTCCGAAGAGGACGATGGCGAGCATCACGATGATGAAGATGACCCAAGCAAAAGGGGATAGAGCATGCCTTGTCCCTTTCTGTACTTTGACTTTGTATGCTCCGACAAATTTCGCGACAATGATCTGTACCAAACCTACGGCAATGGCAATGATCATCATATTGTCAGATGAAATGAAGAATTGTCGCACTGCCGCAAGTGCTTCTACTTTTGCGAGTTCGATGCCAAAGAACGACCCTGAGAAAAAACCGATGACAGCTGCTGCTCCTCCTAACCACTGAAAGAGAGAGAGGACAGGCTTCAGATTGTCCTTCGCTTTCACTTTGAAGATCGAACAAAGGATAAGTAGGAAGAGTCCATAACCTGCGTCTCCAAAGCACATGGCGAAGAAGAGCATGAAGAATGGTGCTACAAACGGGGTCGGATCTATCTCGTGATAGTTCGGAAGAGAGAAGAGTTTGACGATGGGCTCGAAGACCTTAACAAAGAAGTTATTCTTGAGTTTCACCGGCACGTCATCGGTTTCCTTGATTTCCAACTGTGTGTAAGCGTATCCTTCAGTATCAAGGGCTTTTTCCAGGTCTTCGGACTGTTCAGCAGGAATGTATCCTTCGAGGACGATGAGGGCGTCATCAAACATGGCTTCTCCCTGCAAGAGGGCATTGCTCATGTTGTAGACATCTTCGAGCTCGGAGAGATGCCTTTCCATCACTGACTTGTCGTGCGAGAGGTAGACAAGGGATTCTCTCAGACGTGCTGTCTCTTCTGTGATTTCAGAGATCTCTCGCTCGATGTCGGATAGACTGCGCATAGGGAGGTCTACCTTCTCAGCCGATATCTTCGGAGACATGCCTGTGGGGGTGACGGTCACAAAGCTCGCAATACGTCTGGCATCGCTGATGATGATGGCGCCGTACTGCTCTTCCCACTCAGGTTTGTATTGAGGGAGAGGCACGCTCCAAAATCTTATCTCTTGACCTGCATCGGCAAGGCGCTTGAGGAGCTGTGGATCGAAGTCTCCCCAAATCTTGAGTTCCCCTTTGAGTTGATTGAGCTCGTTGACTTTCTTTTGGTTGGTCTCGATCTCTGTATCAATCGTCGCGATGGTCTCGATATATTTCTGTGCCGTGCTGAAGCTGTCGTGTGAGACATGGAGGTATTCGCTTACGGGCTTAAGGTCATCAGCCGTGATACCTGCGCTGCTCCACATCGTATTCATCCGATCGATGGTGGCACGTATCTGCTTTTGCTCCGCAAGGAGAGCCTTTATCTCCTCGACTTGCTTGGTGTCGTTATTTTGACGTATGTGAACGACACCCAAGTCTCTGAGCCGAACAAGGAAATCTGAGTGCTCTTTATGAAAAATCAAGAAAGAGTACTTATTCATCTTAATAATCATATGTCGAGCACCTCCTGTTCTTTTTTCTCTATATTAGCACGCATGATCTTCTGAGATGCTTTTGATAGAGATTCTTCGTCTTCGAGGTATCTCTTGATCTTTCGGATAGCATCTTGATAGCCGGGGATCTGAACCTTCTCAAAGAGGTTTACCTTCTGAGTGGTCTTCTTCCGAGCATGCTCAAGCAATTGTAGCTTTAGGCGTGTAAACTCGGCTTCGATCCCCACTTCGGCAAGACCTCTGATGAGGCTCATCCCCTCCATGAACCAAGAAGGACTGTCAGTCAGACTGAACGGTCGCACATCATACTCGACACCTTCGAGTACAGGGATAAGTACCCCTGCAATCTTACGTGTCGACATACGGACATCTTTGACGCTGATGAGTGAGGCGTCGAACTCGTTCCAAAGTGCTACCATGCTGTCATAGGACTGCATGTGCTCCTCCAGCTGACGCTCAAGTATCTCAGCCTTGTCCTTGGTTCGCTTGACTTCCATACGCAAGGCACTCTCCTTACTTTTGATAGTAGGGAGTGCGCGCACACGTATCTTGAGCTGCTTCTCCTGTTGCTGAAGAGAGGTCTTGTTGTATTGAAATTTGATTGCCATGACAGAGTAGGATTACTTGGATGGCCAATATTTGTCGACAAATTCTTGACGGATGTTCACTTCCTCGGGAGAGAAGTGGTCGGCGAAGAGGTTCCACGCCGTGTCAAGCATAGCGGTTGTGTTCTGATTTACGTCGATAGCCAAAAGACTGTTGGAGTATTCTCTTGCAAACGCAAGCGAACGCTCATCGTAGTCTGTGAGGTCAAAACCGTTCTCCAACTTAGTTTGGGCATTCGCAGCATCGGCATAAAGGCGTACAGCGGCATTCATCACTTGTGGGTGATCTGCTCTTGTGTCTTTACCGATCACAAGTTGTTTGAGGCGCGAAAGGCTTCGGAATGGGTCGACGATGACCTTACCTATTTCACTGTCACGACGTAAGTACAACTGTCCTTCGGTGATATACCCGGTGTTGTCGGGTACTGCGTGAGTGATGTCTCCGCCCGAAAGCGTTGTCACCGCAATGATGGTGATAGAGCCACCTGATGGAAATTGTACCGCCTTTTCGTAGATCTTCGCAAGGTCTGAGTAAAGCGACCCCGGCATAGCATCCTTCGATGGGATCTGATCCATCTTGTTGGATACGATTGCGAGAGCGTCAGCATAGTTGGTCATGTCCGTAAGAAGGACAAGCACCTTTTCATGCTTTTCGACCGCAAAGTACTCTGCTGCGGCAAGTGCCATGTCCGGGATCAGGACACGCTCGATGGATGGGTCTTCTGTCGTGTTGATGAAGCTCACGATACGGTCGAGAGCACCTGCGTTGGAGAAGGTGTTCTTGAAGTAAAGGTAGTCGTCGTTGGTGAGTCCCATCCCTCCAAGGATGATCTTGTCCGACTCTGCACGGAGCGCAACGGTAGCCATGACTTGGTTGAATGGTTGATCCGGATCGGCAAAGAATGGGATCTTTTGTCCGGTGACCAACGTGTTGTTGAGGTCAATGCCCGATATCCCCGTAGCGATGAGTTCGGATGGCTGTTCGCGGCGAACAGGGTTCACCGAAGGTCCTCCGATCTCTATTTCTTCTCCTTCAAGTTCAGGGCCTCCGTCAATGGGATCACCATAAGCGTTAAGGAACCGTCCGGCGAGATTTTCACTGACTTTCAACGAGGGGGACTTGCCAAGGAAGACGACCTCGGCATTGGTTCGAATATCTTCTGTCCCGGCGAATACCTGAAGGGTCACTTCATCTCCTTGGATGCTCACGACCTGAGCGAGCTTACCATCTATGGTTGCCAACTCATCATAGCCCA
This is a stretch of genomic DNA from Porphyromonas cangingivalis. It encodes these proteins:
- a CDS encoding V-type ATP synthase subunit B — its product is MATKAFQKIYTKISKITKATCALNAQGVGYDELATIDGKLAQVVSIQGDEVTLQVFAGTEDIRTNAEVVFLGKSPSLKVSENLAGRFLNAYGDPIDGGPELEGEEIEIGGPSVNPVRREQPSELIATGISGIDLNNTLVTGQKIPFFADPDQPFNQVMATVALRAESDKIILGGMGLTNDDYLYFKNTFSNAGALDRIVSFINTTEDPSIERVLIPDMALAAAEYFAVEKHEKVLVLLTDMTNYADALAIVSNKMDQIPSKDAMPGSLYSDLAKIYEKAVQFPSGGSITIIAVTTLSGGDITHAVPDNTGYITEGQLYLRRDSEIGKVIVDPFRSLSRLKQLVIGKDTRADHPQVMNAAVRLYADAANAQTKLENGFDLTDYDERSLAFAREYSNSLLAIDVNQNTTAMLDTAWNLFADHFSPEEVNIRQEFVDKYWPSK
- a CDS encoding V-type ATP synthase subunit I; translated protein: MNKYSFLIFHKEHSDFLVRLRDLGVVHIRQNNDTKQVEEIKALLAEQKQIRATIDRMNTMWSSAGITADDLKPVSEYLHVSHDSFSTAQKYIETIATIDTEIETNQKKVNELNQLKGELKIWGDFDPQLLKRLADAGQEIRFWSVPLPQYKPEWEEQYGAIIISDARRIASFVTVTPTGMSPKISAEKVDLPMRSLSDIEREISEITEETARLRESLVYLSHDKSVMERHLSELEDVYNMSNALLQGEAMFDDALIVLEGYIPAEQSEDLEKALDTEGYAYTQLEIKETDDVPVKLKNNFFVKVFEPIVKLFSLPNYHEIDPTPFVAPFFMLFFAMCFGDAGYGLFLLILCSIFKVKAKDNLKPVLSLFQWLGGAAAVIGFFSGSFFGIELAKVEALAAVRQFFISSDNMMIIAIAVGLVQIIVAKFVGAYKVKVQKGTRHALSPFAWVIFIIVMLAIVLFGLPQVDLQLPTYVNYILYSIAGCCAVIMLFFNSPGKSIFFNIGSSLWTAYNTASGLLGDSLSYIRLFAIGLTGAILGNVFNTLAISMTDGIPMYVRWLPMLIILLIGHTINFGLAMIGSLVHPVRLIFVEYFNNSDFEGGGQAYAPLKKNSLTQDQ
- a CDS encoding V-type ATP synthase subunit D; protein product: MAIKFQYNKTSLQQQEKQLKIRVRALPTIKSKESALRMEVKRTKDKAEILERQLEEHMQSYDSMVALWNEFDASLISVKDVRMSTRKIAGVLIPVLEGVEYDVRPFSLTDSPSWFMEGMSLIRGLAEVGIEAEFTRLKLQLLEHARKKTTQKVNLFEKVQIPGYQDAIRKIKRYLEDEESLSKASQKIMRANIEKKEQEVLDI
- a CDS encoding ATPase, yielding MDTNLMLAYLGVALMVILSGVGSSIGITISGKAVVGGMKKDPTQMGKYIGLAALPSSQGLYGFVGFFLVQSKIFEGMSTLAAWAILGAGVALGVLALISAIRQSQVCAEGIAGVASGHNVLVPSMVMAVFPELYAILGLLVAILTFLALPSAAV